A single Gambusia affinis linkage group LG22, SWU_Gaff_1.0, whole genome shotgun sequence DNA region contains:
- the myct1a gene encoding myc target protein 1 homolog — MAENNTNVILDILKSFDAAPLIIAFCVSIAVGLLLGATVYLILTWMSRRKAGSASITRRPPRRSQNSPRSRPGFNRSSSYERRSNNSLISAAFSFHRPTSSPDHLDAVGHKSSFRASTFHPLIQCSQIAREAEEGSQTTLPRTPPLNTSPGSAQIAAEPAVNHSRPESFWGNNGLRGLGVTQTPPPAYESIIRAYQETCT, encoded by the exons atggctgaaaacaacacaaatgtcaTTCTGGACATACTGAAGTCCTTTGATGctg ctcCTTTAATTATAGCGTTCTGTGTATCCATTGCTGTGGGCCTACTGTTGGGTGCCACGGTTTACTTGATTCTAACCTGGATGTCCCGACGCAAGGCAGGCTCTGCCAGCATCACCCGCCGTCCACCCCGCCGCTCCCAGAACTCCCCTCGCAGCCGCCCAGGGTTCAACCGCAGCAGCAGCTACGAACGTCGCAGCAACAACAGCTTAATAAGCGCCGCCTTCAGCTTCCATCGTCCGACTTCCTCCCCAGATCACCTGGATGCAGTGGGGCATAAATCCAGCTTCAGGGCCTCCACCTTCCATCCCCTTATTCAGTGCAGTCAGATTGCGAGGGAGGCTGAGGAGGGAAGTCAGACCACGCTGCCTCGTACTCCACCTCTGAACACCTCACCTGGATCGGCGCAAATCGCTGCAGAGCCAGCTGTCAACCACTCAAGACCAGAGTCATTTTGGGGGAACAATGGTCTGAGGGGTTTGGGTGTGACGCAGACCCCTCCTCCAGCTTATGAGAGCATTATCAGGGCTTATCAAGAAACATGTACCTGA